A genomic segment from Glycine max cultivar Williams 82 chromosome 1, Glycine_max_v4.0, whole genome shotgun sequence encodes:
- the LOC100782161 gene encoding MORC family CW-type zinc finger protein 4 isoform X5, with protein MVMPIILQKDRKIISAVKCLDPPFELPQELNITSLVSTKKISNLSKFPQFSLNPAPDTSRDLKEWGIFLNFLHKYDKVAIINFQKYKFFILPPSIASESSPVNVAYEIDNTCSVDTHPRDYESVECGGPNTAKDLKFPPRAEDHVNLFTAETCNEFQSRLPVKNFIRVDPSYLKTLGQVHSGWIFGGIAELVDNSRDAKATKMDIFVDLINLKKSGKDVPMLSVIDDGNGMNHAEVMKMVSFGHKQSDKDDKDHIGKFGVGFKTGAMRLGRDVLVLTQTTNSRSLAFLSQSLNEGKDNIEIPIVSYCRHGQRMEVDLSMQSEALAKYNLKAIKEFSPFNKYLIGEKAALFGGGTGTQIYIWNLDEWGSKYCLEWHDGLKGGSSFHQGDILISSKRIRSRPGQISQKVPLDYSLRAYLEVIFLVPRMKISVQGTLVKSRPLGNFLTQIVIETDNILGRPVELILGFSQLEWEQANCGMFLYWHGRLIEDEQDGRVWVHNNKQGFQDSQPYACLEQWLGRKADKYWDDNFDSLTLDKQNCVFKPDHEWVQCDKCRKWRILPSDFDSRKLPVQWFCYMDPFKGQCADAEQKMEPGIVNVSTKRSGYDCLLKDSDNEKMEVVTTSATGSDEKLLNTEDVKFPALKRLKRGLKTMISTRHNHFF; from the exons ATGGTCATGCCCATTATTCTTCAGAAAGATAGGAAAATTATAAGCGCCGTGAAGTGCTTAGACCCGCCTTTTGAATT GCCACAAGAGTTGAACATAACTTCTCTAGTTTCAACAAAAAAGATATCTAACCTTTCAAAATTTCCCCAATTTTCACTAAATCCGGCTCCAGATACTTCACGTGACCTAAAAGAGTGGGGAATCTTTTTGAATTTTCTACACAAATATGACAAG GTTGCTATTATAAACTTTCAGAAGTACAAGTTTTTCATTCTACCCCCTTCTATAGCTTCAGAATCTAGCCCGGTCAATGTTGCATATGAGATAGATAATACATGTTCAGTAGATACTCATCCAAGGGATTATGAATCAG TGGAATGTGGTGGACCAAATACAGCTAAAGATCTTAAGTTTCCTCCTCGAGCTGAAGACCATGTCAATCTTTTTACAGCTGAAACTTGCAATGAATTTCAATCTCGACTCCCTGTGAAAAATTTCATACGGGTAGACCCAAGTTACCTGAAAACTCTTGGTCAGGTTCATTCTGGATGGATTTTTGGTGGAATAGCTGAGCTTGTTGATAATTCCAGAGATGCCAAAGCAACTAA GATGGACATTTTTGTAGATCTGATCAACTTAAAGAAATCTGGGAAGGATGTCCCTATGCTGTCAGTTATTGATGATGGTAATGGGATGAACCATGCAGAGGTTATGAAAATGGTATCTTTTGGGCACAAACAATCTGATAAAGATGACAAGGATCACATTGGCAAGTTTGGTGTTGGATTCAAA ACTGGAGCAATGAGGCTTGGGAGGGATGTCCTGGTTCTAACACAGACAACTAATTCCAGATCActagcttttctttcacaatcattGAATGAAGGCAAAGAT AATATTGAAATTCCCATAGTTAGTTATTGTCGACATGGACAACGTATGGAAGTTGACTTAAGTATGCAGTCTGAAGCTTTGGCTAAATACAATTTGAAAGCTATTAAGGAATTTTCACCCTTTAATAAGTATCTTATTGGTGAAAAGGCAGCCTTGTTTGGCGGCGGTACAGGAACACAGATATACATATGGAACTTGGATGAATGGGGATCAAAGTATTGTTTAGAATGGCATGATGGATTGAAAGGTGGGAGTTCTTTTCACCAAGGTGACATTTTAATCAGCAGCAAAAGGATTCGTTCTCGTCCAGGCCAGATTAGTCAAAAG GTTCCATTGGATTACTCATTACGAGcttatttagaagttatttTCTTAGTTCCTCGAATGAAGATAAGTGTACAAGGGACACTG GTAAAAAGTCGACCACTAGGGAATTTCCTGACTCAAATTGTTATAGAAACTGATAACATCTTGGGAAGGCCTGTTGAATTAATTCTCGGATTTAGTCAATTAGAGTGGGAGCAAGCAAACTGTGGAATGTTTTTGTATTGGCATGGCCGCTTAATTGAG GATGAGCAGGATGGAAGGGTGTGGGTACATAATAACAAGCAGGGATTCCAAGACTCTCAACCATATGCATGTCTTGAGCAGTGGCTGGGTAGAAAAGCAGATAAATACTGGGACGATAATTTTGATTCTCTTACGTTG GACAAACAAAATTGTGTCTTCAAACCTGACCATGAGTGGGTGCAATGTGACAAGTGCAGAAAGTGGAGAATATTACCTTCTGATTTTGATAGCAGAAAATTACCTGTGCAATG GTTTTGTTATATGGATCCTTTCAAAGGTCAATGTGCAGATGCTGAACAGAAGATGGAACCTGGCATAGTTAATGTTTCCACGAAGCGGTCAGGTTATGATTGCTTGCTGAAGGATTCTGATAATGAAAAGATGGAGGTTGTTACAACCTCTGCTACAGGTTCAG ATGAGAAATTACTCAATACCGAGGATGTCAAATTTCCAGCGTTAAAGCGGTTGAAAAGGGGGCTAAAAACGATGATAAGCACACGgcacaatcattttttttag
- the LOC100782161 gene encoding MORC family CW-type zinc finger protein 3 isoform X1 — protein sequence MVMPIILQKDRKIISAVKCLDPPFELPQELNITSLVSTKKISNLSKFPQFSLNPAPDTSRDLKEWGIFLNFLHKYDKVAIINFQKYKFFILPPSIASESSPVNVAYEIDNTCSVDTHPRDYESVECGGPNTAKDLKFPPRAEDHVNLFTAETCNEFQSRLPVKNFIRVDPSYLKTLGQVHSGWIFGGIAELVDNSRDAKATKMDIFVDLINLKKSGKDVPMLSVIDDGNGMNHAEVMKMVSFGHKQSDKDDKDHIGKFGVGFKTGAMRLGRDVLVLTQTTNSRSLAFLSQSLNEGKDNIEIPIVSYCRHGQRMEVDLSMQSEALAKYNLKAIKEFSPFNKYLIGEKAALFGGGTGTQIYIWNLDEWGSKYCLEWHDGLKGGSSFHQGDILISSKRIRSRPGQISQKVPLDYSLRAYLEVIFLVPRMKISVQGTLVKSRPLGNFLTQIVIETDNILGRPVELILGFSQLEWEQANCGMFLYWHGRLIEAYKRVGGMIHNADVGRGVIGVVNVTNLMDEQDGRVWVHNNKQGFQDSQPYACLEQWLGRKADKYWDDNFDSLTLDKQNCVFKPDHEWVQCDKCRKWRILPSDFDSRKLPVQWFCYMDPFKGQCADAEQKMEPGIVNVSTKRSGYDCLLKDSDNEKMEVVTTSATGSDEKLLNTEDVKFPALKRLKRGLKTMISTRHNHFF from the exons ATGGTCATGCCCATTATTCTTCAGAAAGATAGGAAAATTATAAGCGCCGTGAAGTGCTTAGACCCGCCTTTTGAATT GCCACAAGAGTTGAACATAACTTCTCTAGTTTCAACAAAAAAGATATCTAACCTTTCAAAATTTCCCCAATTTTCACTAAATCCGGCTCCAGATACTTCACGTGACCTAAAAGAGTGGGGAATCTTTTTGAATTTTCTACACAAATATGACAAG GTTGCTATTATAAACTTTCAGAAGTACAAGTTTTTCATTCTACCCCCTTCTATAGCTTCAGAATCTAGCCCGGTCAATGTTGCATATGAGATAGATAATACATGTTCAGTAGATACTCATCCAAGGGATTATGAATCAG TGGAATGTGGTGGACCAAATACAGCTAAAGATCTTAAGTTTCCTCCTCGAGCTGAAGACCATGTCAATCTTTTTACAGCTGAAACTTGCAATGAATTTCAATCTCGACTCCCTGTGAAAAATTTCATACGGGTAGACCCAAGTTACCTGAAAACTCTTGGTCAGGTTCATTCTGGATGGATTTTTGGTGGAATAGCTGAGCTTGTTGATAATTCCAGAGATGCCAAAGCAACTAA GATGGACATTTTTGTAGATCTGATCAACTTAAAGAAATCTGGGAAGGATGTCCCTATGCTGTCAGTTATTGATGATGGTAATGGGATGAACCATGCAGAGGTTATGAAAATGGTATCTTTTGGGCACAAACAATCTGATAAAGATGACAAGGATCACATTGGCAAGTTTGGTGTTGGATTCAAA ACTGGAGCAATGAGGCTTGGGAGGGATGTCCTGGTTCTAACACAGACAACTAATTCCAGATCActagcttttctttcacaatcattGAATGAAGGCAAAGAT AATATTGAAATTCCCATAGTTAGTTATTGTCGACATGGACAACGTATGGAAGTTGACTTAAGTATGCAGTCTGAAGCTTTGGCTAAATACAATTTGAAAGCTATTAAGGAATTTTCACCCTTTAATAAGTATCTTATTGGTGAAAAGGCAGCCTTGTTTGGCGGCGGTACAGGAACACAGATATACATATGGAACTTGGATGAATGGGGATCAAAGTATTGTTTAGAATGGCATGATGGATTGAAAGGTGGGAGTTCTTTTCACCAAGGTGACATTTTAATCAGCAGCAAAAGGATTCGTTCTCGTCCAGGCCAGATTAGTCAAAAG GTTCCATTGGATTACTCATTACGAGcttatttagaagttatttTCTTAGTTCCTCGAATGAAGATAAGTGTACAAGGGACACTG GTAAAAAGTCGACCACTAGGGAATTTCCTGACTCAAATTGTTATAGAAACTGATAACATCTTGGGAAGGCCTGTTGAATTAATTCTCGGATTTAGTCAATTAGAGTGGGAGCAAGCAAACTGTGGAATGTTTTTGTATTGGCATGGCCGCTTAATTGAG GCTTACAAGAGAGTTGGTGGCATGATTCATAATGCAGATGTTGGCCGTGGTGTAATTGGTGTTGTAAATGTGACCAATTTAATG GATGAGCAGGATGGAAGGGTGTGGGTACATAATAACAAGCAGGGATTCCAAGACTCTCAACCATATGCATGTCTTGAGCAGTGGCTGGGTAGAAAAGCAGATAAATACTGGGACGATAATTTTGATTCTCTTACGTTG GACAAACAAAATTGTGTCTTCAAACCTGACCATGAGTGGGTGCAATGTGACAAGTGCAGAAAGTGGAGAATATTACCTTCTGATTTTGATAGCAGAAAATTACCTGTGCAATG GTTTTGTTATATGGATCCTTTCAAAGGTCAATGTGCAGATGCTGAACAGAAGATGGAACCTGGCATAGTTAATGTTTCCACGAAGCGGTCAGGTTATGATTGCTTGCTGAAGGATTCTGATAATGAAAAGATGGAGGTTGTTACAACCTCTGCTACAGGTTCAG ATGAGAAATTACTCAATACCGAGGATGTCAAATTTCCAGCGTTAAAGCGGTTGAAAAGGGGGCTAAAAACGATGATAAGCACACGgcacaatcattttttttag
- the LOC100782161 gene encoding MORC family CW-type zinc finger protein 3 isoform X3, producing the protein MVMPIILQKDRKIISAVKCLDPPFELPQELNITSLVSTKKISNLSKFPQFSLNPAPDTSRDLKEWGIFLNFLHKYDKVAIINFQKYKFFILPPSIASESSPVNVAYEIDNTCSVDTHPRDYESVECGGPNTAKDLKFPPRAEDHVNLFTAETCNEFQSRLPVKNFIRVDPSYLKTLGQVHSGWIFGGIAELVDNSRDAKATKMDIFVDLINLKKSGKDVPMLSVIDDGNGMNHAEVMKMVSFGHKQSDKDDKDHIGKFGVGFKTGAMRLGRDVLVLTQTTNSRSLAFLSQSLNEGKDNIEIPIVSYCRHGQRMEVDLSMQSEALAKYNLKAIKEFSPFNKYLIGEKAALFGGGTGTQIYIWNLDEWGSKYCLEWHDGLKGGSSFHQGDILISSKRIRSRPGQISQKVPLDYSLRAYLEVIFLVPRMKISVQGTLVKSRPLGNFLTQIVIETDNILGRPVELILGFSQLEWEQANCGMFLYWHGRLIEAYKRVGGMIHNADVGRGVIGVVNVTNLMDEQDGRVWVHNNKQGFQDSQPYACLEQWLGRKADKYWDDNFDSLTLDKQNCVFKPDHEWVQCDKCRKWRILPSDFDSRKLPVQWFCYMDPFKGQCADAEQKMEPGIVNVSTKRSGYDCLLKDSDNEKMEVVTTSATGSVIGMCRRNDTSSMVNGYIP; encoded by the exons ATGGTCATGCCCATTATTCTTCAGAAAGATAGGAAAATTATAAGCGCCGTGAAGTGCTTAGACCCGCCTTTTGAATT GCCACAAGAGTTGAACATAACTTCTCTAGTTTCAACAAAAAAGATATCTAACCTTTCAAAATTTCCCCAATTTTCACTAAATCCGGCTCCAGATACTTCACGTGACCTAAAAGAGTGGGGAATCTTTTTGAATTTTCTACACAAATATGACAAG GTTGCTATTATAAACTTTCAGAAGTACAAGTTTTTCATTCTACCCCCTTCTATAGCTTCAGAATCTAGCCCGGTCAATGTTGCATATGAGATAGATAATACATGTTCAGTAGATACTCATCCAAGGGATTATGAATCAG TGGAATGTGGTGGACCAAATACAGCTAAAGATCTTAAGTTTCCTCCTCGAGCTGAAGACCATGTCAATCTTTTTACAGCTGAAACTTGCAATGAATTTCAATCTCGACTCCCTGTGAAAAATTTCATACGGGTAGACCCAAGTTACCTGAAAACTCTTGGTCAGGTTCATTCTGGATGGATTTTTGGTGGAATAGCTGAGCTTGTTGATAATTCCAGAGATGCCAAAGCAACTAA GATGGACATTTTTGTAGATCTGATCAACTTAAAGAAATCTGGGAAGGATGTCCCTATGCTGTCAGTTATTGATGATGGTAATGGGATGAACCATGCAGAGGTTATGAAAATGGTATCTTTTGGGCACAAACAATCTGATAAAGATGACAAGGATCACATTGGCAAGTTTGGTGTTGGATTCAAA ACTGGAGCAATGAGGCTTGGGAGGGATGTCCTGGTTCTAACACAGACAACTAATTCCAGATCActagcttttctttcacaatcattGAATGAAGGCAAAGAT AATATTGAAATTCCCATAGTTAGTTATTGTCGACATGGACAACGTATGGAAGTTGACTTAAGTATGCAGTCTGAAGCTTTGGCTAAATACAATTTGAAAGCTATTAAGGAATTTTCACCCTTTAATAAGTATCTTATTGGTGAAAAGGCAGCCTTGTTTGGCGGCGGTACAGGAACACAGATATACATATGGAACTTGGATGAATGGGGATCAAAGTATTGTTTAGAATGGCATGATGGATTGAAAGGTGGGAGTTCTTTTCACCAAGGTGACATTTTAATCAGCAGCAAAAGGATTCGTTCTCGTCCAGGCCAGATTAGTCAAAAG GTTCCATTGGATTACTCATTACGAGcttatttagaagttatttTCTTAGTTCCTCGAATGAAGATAAGTGTACAAGGGACACTG GTAAAAAGTCGACCACTAGGGAATTTCCTGACTCAAATTGTTATAGAAACTGATAACATCTTGGGAAGGCCTGTTGAATTAATTCTCGGATTTAGTCAATTAGAGTGGGAGCAAGCAAACTGTGGAATGTTTTTGTATTGGCATGGCCGCTTAATTGAG GCTTACAAGAGAGTTGGTGGCATGATTCATAATGCAGATGTTGGCCGTGGTGTAATTGGTGTTGTAAATGTGACCAATTTAATG GATGAGCAGGATGGAAGGGTGTGGGTACATAATAACAAGCAGGGATTCCAAGACTCTCAACCATATGCATGTCTTGAGCAGTGGCTGGGTAGAAAAGCAGATAAATACTGGGACGATAATTTTGATTCTCTTACGTTG GACAAACAAAATTGTGTCTTCAAACCTGACCATGAGTGGGTGCAATGTGACAAGTGCAGAAAGTGGAGAATATTACCTTCTGATTTTGATAGCAGAAAATTACCTGTGCAATG GTTTTGTTATATGGATCCTTTCAAAGGTCAATGTGCAGATGCTGAACAGAAGATGGAACCTGGCATAGTTAATGTTTCCACGAAGCGGTCAGGTTATGATTGCTTGCTGAAGGATTCTGATAATGAAAAGATGGAGGTTGTTACAACCTCTGCTACAGGTTCAG TTATAGGTATGTGCAGGAGAAATGACACATCATCTATGGTGAATGGTTATATCCCCTAA
- the LOC100782161 gene encoding MORC family CW-type zinc finger protein 3 isoform X2, with the protein MVMPIILQKDRKIISAVKCLDPPFELPQELNITSLVSTKKISNLSKFPQFSLNPAPDTSRDLKEWGIFLNFLHKYDKVAIINFQKYKFFILPPSIASESSPVNVAYEIDNTCSVDTHPRDYESAKDLKFPPRAEDHVNLFTAETCNEFQSRLPVKNFIRVDPSYLKTLGQVHSGWIFGGIAELVDNSRDAKATKMDIFVDLINLKKSGKDVPMLSVIDDGNGMNHAEVMKMVSFGHKQSDKDDKDHIGKFGVGFKTGAMRLGRDVLVLTQTTNSRSLAFLSQSLNEGKDNIEIPIVSYCRHGQRMEVDLSMQSEALAKYNLKAIKEFSPFNKYLIGEKAALFGGGTGTQIYIWNLDEWGSKYCLEWHDGLKGGSSFHQGDILISSKRIRSRPGQISQKVPLDYSLRAYLEVIFLVPRMKISVQGTLVKSRPLGNFLTQIVIETDNILGRPVELILGFSQLEWEQANCGMFLYWHGRLIEAYKRVGGMIHNADVGRGVIGVVNVTNLMDEQDGRVWVHNNKQGFQDSQPYACLEQWLGRKADKYWDDNFDSLTLDKQNCVFKPDHEWVQCDKCRKWRILPSDFDSRKLPVQWFCYMDPFKGQCADAEQKMEPGIVNVSTKRSGYDCLLKDSDNEKMEVVTTSATGSDEKLLNTEDVKFPALKRLKRGLKTMISTRHNHFF; encoded by the exons ATGGTCATGCCCATTATTCTTCAGAAAGATAGGAAAATTATAAGCGCCGTGAAGTGCTTAGACCCGCCTTTTGAATT GCCACAAGAGTTGAACATAACTTCTCTAGTTTCAACAAAAAAGATATCTAACCTTTCAAAATTTCCCCAATTTTCACTAAATCCGGCTCCAGATACTTCACGTGACCTAAAAGAGTGGGGAATCTTTTTGAATTTTCTACACAAATATGACAAG GTTGCTATTATAAACTTTCAGAAGTACAAGTTTTTCATTCTACCCCCTTCTATAGCTTCAGAATCTAGCCCGGTCAATGTTGCATATGAGATAGATAATACATGTTCAGTAGATACTCATCCAAGGGATTATGAATCAG CTAAAGATCTTAAGTTTCCTCCTCGAGCTGAAGACCATGTCAATCTTTTTACAGCTGAAACTTGCAATGAATTTCAATCTCGACTCCCTGTGAAAAATTTCATACGGGTAGACCCAAGTTACCTGAAAACTCTTGGTCAGGTTCATTCTGGATGGATTTTTGGTGGAATAGCTGAGCTTGTTGATAATTCCAGAGATGCCAAAGCAACTAA GATGGACATTTTTGTAGATCTGATCAACTTAAAGAAATCTGGGAAGGATGTCCCTATGCTGTCAGTTATTGATGATGGTAATGGGATGAACCATGCAGAGGTTATGAAAATGGTATCTTTTGGGCACAAACAATCTGATAAAGATGACAAGGATCACATTGGCAAGTTTGGTGTTGGATTCAAA ACTGGAGCAATGAGGCTTGGGAGGGATGTCCTGGTTCTAACACAGACAACTAATTCCAGATCActagcttttctttcacaatcattGAATGAAGGCAAAGAT AATATTGAAATTCCCATAGTTAGTTATTGTCGACATGGACAACGTATGGAAGTTGACTTAAGTATGCAGTCTGAAGCTTTGGCTAAATACAATTTGAAAGCTATTAAGGAATTTTCACCCTTTAATAAGTATCTTATTGGTGAAAAGGCAGCCTTGTTTGGCGGCGGTACAGGAACACAGATATACATATGGAACTTGGATGAATGGGGATCAAAGTATTGTTTAGAATGGCATGATGGATTGAAAGGTGGGAGTTCTTTTCACCAAGGTGACATTTTAATCAGCAGCAAAAGGATTCGTTCTCGTCCAGGCCAGATTAGTCAAAAG GTTCCATTGGATTACTCATTACGAGcttatttagaagttatttTCTTAGTTCCTCGAATGAAGATAAGTGTACAAGGGACACTG GTAAAAAGTCGACCACTAGGGAATTTCCTGACTCAAATTGTTATAGAAACTGATAACATCTTGGGAAGGCCTGTTGAATTAATTCTCGGATTTAGTCAATTAGAGTGGGAGCAAGCAAACTGTGGAATGTTTTTGTATTGGCATGGCCGCTTAATTGAG GCTTACAAGAGAGTTGGTGGCATGATTCATAATGCAGATGTTGGCCGTGGTGTAATTGGTGTTGTAAATGTGACCAATTTAATG GATGAGCAGGATGGAAGGGTGTGGGTACATAATAACAAGCAGGGATTCCAAGACTCTCAACCATATGCATGTCTTGAGCAGTGGCTGGGTAGAAAAGCAGATAAATACTGGGACGATAATTTTGATTCTCTTACGTTG GACAAACAAAATTGTGTCTTCAAACCTGACCATGAGTGGGTGCAATGTGACAAGTGCAGAAAGTGGAGAATATTACCTTCTGATTTTGATAGCAGAAAATTACCTGTGCAATG GTTTTGTTATATGGATCCTTTCAAAGGTCAATGTGCAGATGCTGAACAGAAGATGGAACCTGGCATAGTTAATGTTTCCACGAAGCGGTCAGGTTATGATTGCTTGCTGAAGGATTCTGATAATGAAAAGATGGAGGTTGTTACAACCTCTGCTACAGGTTCAG ATGAGAAATTACTCAATACCGAGGATGTCAAATTTCCAGCGTTAAAGCGGTTGAAAAGGGGGCTAAAAACGATGATAAGCACACGgcacaatcattttttttag
- the LOC100782161 gene encoding MORC family CW-type zinc finger protein 3 isoform X6: MVMPIILQKDRKIISAVKCLDPPFELPQELNITSLVSTKKISNLSKFPQFSLNPAPDTSRDLKEWGIFLNFLHKYDKVAIINFQKYKFFILPPSIASESSPVNVAYEIDNTCSVDTHPRDYESVECGGPNTAKDLKFPPRAEDHVNLFTAETCNEFQSRLPVKNFIRVDPSYLKTLGQVHSGWIFGGIAELVDNSRDAKATKMDIFVDLINLKKSGKDVPMLSVIDDGNGMNHAEVMKMVSFGHKQSDKDDKDHIGKFGVGFKTGAMRLGRDVLVLTQTTNSRSLAFLSQSLNEGKDNIEIPIVSYCRHGQRMEVDLSMQSEALAKYNLKAIKEFSPFNKYLIGEKAALFGGGTGTQIYIWNLDEWGSKYCLEWHDGLKGGSSFHQGDILISSKRIRSRPGQISQKVPLDYSLRAYLEVIFLVPRMKISVQGTLVKSRPLGNFLTQIVIETDNILGRPVELILGFSQLEWEQANCGMFLYWHGRLIEAYKRVGGMIHNADVGRGVIGVVNVTNLMDEQDGRVWVHNNKQGFQDSQPYACLEQWLGRKADKYWDDNFDSLTLDKQNCVFKPDHEWVQCDKCRKWRILPSDFDSRKLPVQ; the protein is encoded by the exons ATGGTCATGCCCATTATTCTTCAGAAAGATAGGAAAATTATAAGCGCCGTGAAGTGCTTAGACCCGCCTTTTGAATT GCCACAAGAGTTGAACATAACTTCTCTAGTTTCAACAAAAAAGATATCTAACCTTTCAAAATTTCCCCAATTTTCACTAAATCCGGCTCCAGATACTTCACGTGACCTAAAAGAGTGGGGAATCTTTTTGAATTTTCTACACAAATATGACAAG GTTGCTATTATAAACTTTCAGAAGTACAAGTTTTTCATTCTACCCCCTTCTATAGCTTCAGAATCTAGCCCGGTCAATGTTGCATATGAGATAGATAATACATGTTCAGTAGATACTCATCCAAGGGATTATGAATCAG TGGAATGTGGTGGACCAAATACAGCTAAAGATCTTAAGTTTCCTCCTCGAGCTGAAGACCATGTCAATCTTTTTACAGCTGAAACTTGCAATGAATTTCAATCTCGACTCCCTGTGAAAAATTTCATACGGGTAGACCCAAGTTACCTGAAAACTCTTGGTCAGGTTCATTCTGGATGGATTTTTGGTGGAATAGCTGAGCTTGTTGATAATTCCAGAGATGCCAAAGCAACTAA GATGGACATTTTTGTAGATCTGATCAACTTAAAGAAATCTGGGAAGGATGTCCCTATGCTGTCAGTTATTGATGATGGTAATGGGATGAACCATGCAGAGGTTATGAAAATGGTATCTTTTGGGCACAAACAATCTGATAAAGATGACAAGGATCACATTGGCAAGTTTGGTGTTGGATTCAAA ACTGGAGCAATGAGGCTTGGGAGGGATGTCCTGGTTCTAACACAGACAACTAATTCCAGATCActagcttttctttcacaatcattGAATGAAGGCAAAGAT AATATTGAAATTCCCATAGTTAGTTATTGTCGACATGGACAACGTATGGAAGTTGACTTAAGTATGCAGTCTGAAGCTTTGGCTAAATACAATTTGAAAGCTATTAAGGAATTTTCACCCTTTAATAAGTATCTTATTGGTGAAAAGGCAGCCTTGTTTGGCGGCGGTACAGGAACACAGATATACATATGGAACTTGGATGAATGGGGATCAAAGTATTGTTTAGAATGGCATGATGGATTGAAAGGTGGGAGTTCTTTTCACCAAGGTGACATTTTAATCAGCAGCAAAAGGATTCGTTCTCGTCCAGGCCAGATTAGTCAAAAG GTTCCATTGGATTACTCATTACGAGcttatttagaagttatttTCTTAGTTCCTCGAATGAAGATAAGTGTACAAGGGACACTG GTAAAAAGTCGACCACTAGGGAATTTCCTGACTCAAATTGTTATAGAAACTGATAACATCTTGGGAAGGCCTGTTGAATTAATTCTCGGATTTAGTCAATTAGAGTGGGAGCAAGCAAACTGTGGAATGTTTTTGTATTGGCATGGCCGCTTAATTGAG GCTTACAAGAGAGTTGGTGGCATGATTCATAATGCAGATGTTGGCCGTGGTGTAATTGGTGTTGTAAATGTGACCAATTTAATG GATGAGCAGGATGGAAGGGTGTGGGTACATAATAACAAGCAGGGATTCCAAGACTCTCAACCATATGCATGTCTTGAGCAGTGGCTGGGTAGAAAAGCAGATAAATACTGGGACGATAATTTTGATTCTCTTACGTTG GACAAACAAAATTGTGTCTTCAAACCTGACCATGAGTGGGTGCAATGTGACAAGTGCAGAAAGTGGAGAATATTACCTTCTGATTTTGATAGCAGAAAATTACCTGTGCAATG